The region TGGCGCGCACCTCCACCGAATAATGGTCCGACGTGGCGACCTGGGTTTCATCGCTGATGGGGTGAGCGGGCCGTTCGCGTTCGCCGGCATCCAGCAGGGGCATGCGGCGCTTGCCCAGCAGAATCTCGATGTCGTACAGGCCTTCGCGCGCGGCGGCCGTCTTGAGGTCGTACAGGTATTGCGCGTCGACGAAGGCGACGGCGCCTTCGCCGGGGCCGCGGCCGTAGGACACCTGGACCGCGGGCCGGTCGGGCACCAGCAGGGTGCCGGGGACCGGCGTGATGGTCAGGCCGGCGTTGATCTCGCCTTCGGGTGTGATGGCGTACAGGGGCGTGGTGACGTCCGGGTAGACCGACCAGCAATAGGTCTGGTTGTCCCGCACCAGCATCAGCGAACGGAAGTAGGGCCGCAGCGTGCCCATGCGGGTGAGCGCGCTTTTGACTTCGTTGCAAGGGCGGCCAAGGCTGGTGGTGGCGAGGGTGCGGGTAGCATCCTCGGCGTGCATCAGGATGTTCTCGATCTGGTTGCGCACGACGGTGGCCGTGATGTCGGCTTCGCCGGCGGCCTGATGGCGCGCCTCGGTGGTGATGAGGGGAAGGATGAGAAGGATGGGCGCCAGGGTGCCCAATAGCGTCAACGCCGCGCCCCATATCTTGCGCTTGAACAATCTGCTTTCAGGCACTCGGGCTTCTCGATAGAAGGGTTGGGTGAGAGGGGGCGGCGCGACCGGACCGGACCGGACCACCGGACGCCGGCGGTCCGGCGGGACGCCCGCTATGTCAACAGAATTAAATTACGGTGTAAATAAGACAAATCCTAGCCGGGGCGTCGCGGCCTTCGGCGCTATTGCCCGGCGCGTGGCGTTGAGCGGGACAGGCGCCATGCCATGACACCGAGCAGGCCGACGGCTGCGATCAGGACGATCCACAGGACATAACGGCGCTTCGAATCGCCAGCGTCGGGGTTGGCGATAACGCTGGCCGGCATCGGCGCCAGTTCCCGGCCGATCCGCATCGCGGCGGGCGCGCCGGCGTTGGCCGGCATCAACTCCGCCAGCGATACCGCGGCGGGACCCCACGCGGGATCGCCAACCGCAAGAACGAAAGGCCCCGACCCGCGCGCGACGAACGTCACTACCGTGGACCGCCAGCCAAGCGCCACCGTGGGCCGCCCACTCCCCAAACCGCCCCCGCGCGTATCCACCAACAACCGCCATTGACGGTCTGTATCGACGCGGCCGGCTGAGGTGTGGCCGGCAGAAGCGCCGGCATAGTCGTAGCCCGCTGCGGTCCCCACCGCCCACGGCGGATTGCGCTGTTCGTCGGCCGTCGCCGAAGCCGGCTGCAGCCGCAGCAACTGCCCCTCGGCCACCAGACGCCAGGGCGCCTGGGCATCGGGCCGCGAGTACAGCTGGCCGCGCGCCACCGTATTGGTCTGCGGCAGATCGAACTGCACACGGTCCACGGGATACGCGCCGCCAGTATCGAAAAGATATTCGCCCGCCGCCGCGCCGTTGCGCGTTTCAATCCCGCTCCGCCATGCCCGCGTGGGCGGCGTCGTGTCGACAGCTGCGAATTCGCCTTCGACGCCAGCCAGGATGGGAGCACCGTCAGGCCAGCGCAGGCGTACATAGCGGCTGCGCAAGCCGTCCAGCTCCACGCGCTCCTGCACCAGCGTGGCGCCGCCGTTGACGGCCTTCAGCAGCGGCGCCTGGATCACGGGTGTCCAGTCGCGCAAATCGCCGCTGGTGGAAACCTCGACGCGGCCTTGCCACGCGCTGTCCTGCAGATGGATCAACAGGGCGGACAGCGGCGCGCCGTCCGCGCCCAGGTCGATGACGTCGCCGCCGCGGGTGGCCGGTGCCGGTGGCCGGGCCGCCGCGCGCAATCCGCCATCGGGGCCTATCGTCACGTTGAGCGCCTGGTCGGCGGCCGTGTCCGCGGGGTTCGCTGCACCCGCCCCCGTGGCCGGCAGCGCGAACCAGCGCAGGGCTTTCACGGTAGCGGCCTGCGCCGGCGGGACGGCACTGTCGAAGGTATAAGGCACCGGCTCGCCGGCGCTGTTCAGGATGCGCAGATCGCTCAGGTCACCGCGGTGGCTGGCGGCGTAGACGGCGTCATTCAAGGTCACCTGGTAATACGGCGCGCTGGCCAGCTGCTCCAGCGCATAGCGTTGCACCAGTTGCGCGGCGCCGGCGGAGCTGGCCGTGGCGAGCGCGGCGCAGAGGCTTGCAGCGCCCAGCAGCGCTGCGGGCCACGCGCGTCCTGGCCCAGCCGGGCTCCTCGGCCCAGCCTGGCCGCCGGAGCACGAACTCTGCGCTAATGACGACGACATCATGATGCGGTCTCCGTCGCCTCGGCCTTGCGCGGAGGCAGCGGCGAGAAATAACCGATCAGGAGCAGCAGCAGGCCGATGCCGATGAAGGCGACGATGCGCGAGATCCCTGACAGGTAAGAGAGGTCGAAGAGGAACAGCTTGACCACGGTGATGGCCAGCAGCCCCGCGCCGGTGAACCACAAAGGCCGGCTGCCGCGGCGAGTGGCGACGATCATGGTGGCCAGCGCGCAGACCGTCCAGAACACCGACACCGCGGCCTGCACCAGGGTCGAGGCGCTGAGGGCATCCAGGTCATAGGCCACGCCGGTCCAGTGATGCAGCGTACGCAGCAGCATGGCATTGAGCCACACGAACGCCGTCAGCGCGGCCAGCGCGCGCGGCAGCGGGGCGCCCTGGCTGTAGGGCCGGCCGGCGGGCCGCAAGCCCAGGGCATCCAGCCGCCTGACCCAGACGACACCGGCCAGCGCCGCCAGCACGATAGCCACGTCCAGGGGATTCAGCAGCGGCAGGTAATACAGCGGCGCGGCGCTGCCGTCGCTGAACACGCTGAGCAGGCTCCAGGCCCACAGCAGCAAGGCCAGCGGCGTGGCGCCCCAGACCAGGTAAGCATGGGCATGCCGGCGCACCGGCCAGCTCAGGCGCGCGGCCGGACCCGCGACCAGCAATAGCATCATGCCGTAGCCATAGGCCCAGGCGCTCCATTGCCAAGTCCCTTCCGGTACCCAGTCGCCCAGGCGGACATAGCCTTCCACCGTCAACAAGGCGCAGAGGGTCCAGAACGACAAGGTATGCAACGCGCCCAGCAGGCGCGGCGCGAAGTCATCGCGTTCGCGATAGAGCAGCAGCCATGACAGCACCAGCCCGACCGGCAGCGCCACCACGTCGGACAGCGGCGCGCCCACCAGGCTTGCCACCGCGCCGATCAGGGCCAGGGCGGGCGGCAGGGCGACGCCGGGCCAGCGCGCCAGGGGCCAGTCCAGGCCGCGGCGCAGCGCGTGCGCCAGCCATGCCGTCAACAGTACGAACAGCACGTCGGCATCCAGGGCGTAGTTCCAGTGGGTGATCACGTCGGCCAGGGACGAGCGGTAGGCGAAATACCGGTAGATCTCGTAGAAGCCGCCTGCGGTCCACCACAGCATGCCCCACAGCGCCATGGCCACGCCGATGGCGGGCAGCTCGCGACGCCAGGCCGCTGCGGCGGGCCTGCCGTTCAACTGCCAGGCGCTGAACAGGGCCGCGAGGGCGATCAGGACCTTGCCGATGTAGGCGCCGTTAAGCACGGGCAATAGCGCGGCCGCGGCACTGCCTTGTAGCGATGCCGGATTCCAGAAAGGACCGTAGCCCGGCAGATACGCCTGCGCCCCGAGGAACACGAAGCCCGCGGCGATCTGCAACAGCAGCGCGAAGCCCAGGGCCAGCAGGCGGCGCTGGCGCACGCTGATCCACACGATGGCGGCCCCTTCGACGGCCCACACGGCGCTGGTCGTGGGGCCGGTGAAAGCCAGCGGCACGGCCAGCGTGGCGAAGAGGACGGCCAATGCCAGCATGGCCTGGAACAGCAGCGCCAGACGCGCATGGCCACGGCGCAGCCACGCGGCCAGCAGCAGGTAGAAAGCGGCGAGCGCCAACGCGCTGTAGGCCAGCGCGAATTCCTTGCCCTGCACCAGGGCGGCCTGCAGCAGGATGGTCACCAGCGGCGTGCCGAAGACCAGCGTGCCGTCGACGTAGTGCAGCAGGCCCAGCTCGCGGCGCAGCGCGTAGAGCAGGGCGATGCCCACGTACATCAGGAAGAACAGGATCAGGAACGGTTCGGTGCTGGCGAACAGCGCGGGCTGATACGCCGAGGCCCCCCAGGCCGCG is a window of Bordetella sp. N DNA encoding:
- a CDS encoding DUF3999 domain-containing protein — translated: MMSSSLAQSSCSGGQAGPRSPAGPGRAWPAALLGAASLCAALATASSAGAAQLVQRYALEQLASAPYYQVTLNDAVYAASHRGDLSDLRILNSAGEPVPYTFDSAVPPAQAATVKALRWFALPATGAGAANPADTAADQALNVTIGPDGGLRAAARPPAPATRGGDVIDLGADGAPLSALLIHLQDSAWQGRVEVSTSGDLRDWTPVIQAPLLKAVNGGATLVQERVELDGLRSRYVRLRWPDGAPILAGVEGEFAAVDTTPPTRAWRSGIETRNGAAAGEYLFDTGGAYPVDRVQFDLPQTNTVARGQLYSRPDAQAPWRLVAEGQLLRLQPASATADEQRNPPWAVGTAAGYDYAGASAGHTSAGRVDTDRQWRLLVDTRGGGLGSGRPTVALGWRSTVVTFVARGSGPFVLAVGDPAWGPAAVSLAELMPANAGAPAAMRIGRELAPMPASVIANPDAGDSKRRYVLWIVLIAAVGLLGVMAWRLSRSTPRAGQ
- a CDS encoding DUF2339 domain-containing protein, producing MRWLLAVLGFLFGAGFGLSYDLPIMEVALFGAIVGFFLPQAIRRKAVTGQAAAAGYGQHTSSLPLPDRVLRLEREVALLRDELAQLRTRTPAAVEAVPEQAQAADAEIFATPPTSVDAEVFPAAASANAAERDTRIDAAAAAAASAASGMATATPAAMPATVATSTTTHGAAPAPRPHAPRGPDPFERAVAGIRGWLLGGNTVVRVGMVVLFFGIAFLLKYAADNDLFPIEFRLAGVAVAAIVLLAIGWRLRERSHAYGLVLQGGGIGVLYLTVFAATRLYALLPAGASLPLMIVICVLSALLAVKQNAPTLAFMGSAGGFLAPVLLSTGGGSHVMLFSYYALLNAGILAVAWFKAWRSLNLLGFVFTFGIGAAWGASAYQPALFASTEPFLILFFLMYVGIALLYALRRELGLLHYVDGTLVFGTPLVTILLQAALVQGKEFALAYSALALAAFYLLLAAWLRRGHARLALLFQAMLALAVLFATLAVPLAFTGPTTSAVWAVEGAAIVWISVRQRRLLALGFALLLQIAAGFVFLGAQAYLPGYGPFWNPASLQGSAAAALLPVLNGAYIGKVLIALAALFSAWQLNGRPAAAAWRRELPAIGVAMALWGMLWWTAGGFYEIYRYFAYRSSLADVITHWNYALDADVLFVLLTAWLAHALRRGLDWPLARWPGVALPPALALIGAVASLVGAPLSDVVALPVGLVLSWLLLYRERDDFAPRLLGALHTLSFWTLCALLTVEGYVRLGDWVPEGTWQWSAWAYGYGMMLLLVAGPAARLSWPVRRHAHAYLVWGATPLALLLWAWSLLSVFSDGSAAPLYYLPLLNPLDVAIVLAALAGVVWVRRLDALGLRPAGRPYSQGAPLPRALAALTAFVWLNAMLLRTLHHWTGVAYDLDALSASTLVQAAVSVFWTVCALATMIVATRRGSRPLWFTGAGLLAITVVKLFLFDLSYLSGISRIVAFIGIGLLLLLIGYFSPLPPRKAEATETAS